GTGCAGCAGACCGCGGCGGCGGGCCGTACGCGAGTCCCAGCGGGCGGACGTGCCGTCCTGGAGGTCCCACCGCAGCTGGGTCGTGAACCATCCGACCCGCTCGACATGCCTCAGGACCCATCGGCGCGGCCGATGGATCGCGATCCCCGCCTCCGCCGCGTCCGACACGGCGCGGACTCTATCAGCGACGCGGCGTGATCGGGCGAGAGTCCACCGGTCGCCGACCCGGCCTACGGGTGACCTAGCGCCGGGCGATCGCGGCGGCGGTCGCGCGTGCCAGCGCCACGAGGTCCGCGGGAGACAGGCCCACGTCGAAGCCGCGGCGGCCACCCGAGACGTACACGGTGTCCCAGGCGTGCACGCTCTCGTCGACGACGGTCGGGAGCGCGCGCTTCTGACCCAGCGGCGAGATGCCGCCGACGACGTACCCGGTGACCCGCTCGGCCTGCGCGGGATCGGCCATCGTCGCCTTCTTGGCGCCGACGGCCTTCGCGAGCGCCTTCAGGTCGAGCTGGGCGTCGACGGGAACGACGCCGACGGTCAGTGTGCCGTCGCAGTCGGCGAGCAGCGTCTTGAAGACCTGCTCCGGGTCGACGCCCAGGGCTGCTGCAGCCTCCAGGCCGTACGAGGCCGCACGGGGGTCGTGGTCGTACGGGTGCGCGGACCACGCGACCCCAGCCCTGTCGAGCGCCTGGGTCGCGGGCGTGCCGGCGGACTGCTTCTTGCCCATGTCAGTTGGGCGACCACGACGTGCGTGCGACGTCCACCGCGGGGAGGCTCGGAACGGCTCGCATCGCCGCGATCTCCTCGATCATCAGGTGGTGGTAGCGGCGCAGACGCTCGGCTGCGTCGTCCGCCTCGAGGAGGTCCTGGCGGTCGGGGAGCGTGAGGACGGCGCTGGAGGCGAGCAGGTAGGAGAGGTCGACAGGGTCGCCCGGGAGGTCGTCGACGCTCGCGTCCAGCCGGAAGCGGTTGAGCTCGGTCCGGTAGACGTCGAACACCGCGTGCGCCTTGTCCGCAGCGACCGCCGCACCGTCGCCGACCGGCTCGTCGAGATCCTCGACGTGGCCCCACATGAAGCTGTCACCGGTGACACTTGCGTCGAGCCGGATCCGGCCGATCGCGTCGACCGTGACGTCGTACTGACCGTCCTCGTAGTCGGTCACGTCGGTCAGGGCGACCTCCACCCCGACCCGGTGGATCGACTGGACGCCGCTGTCCCCCACCTCGTACCCCTCGCGGATCGAGACGATGCCGAACCGGCGCTCGGTCTCCGGCAGGCCGAGGAGGTAGGAGACGAGCTCGCGGTAGCGGTCCTCGAACACGTGCAACGACACCGTCTGTCCCGGGAGGACGACGCTTCCGAGCGGGAACAACGGAATCTCGCGTGCCACGGCGCCAGCCTAGCCGCGGGTCGTCTCGACCCGCGGCGGTCGCCGACCATCGGGTGCGTGTCGGATCGCTGCTCTCCGTAGACTTGGCCCCATGATCCGTCGCACCGACCTGCGGGACACCCCCGCGGGGACCAGTCGTGCCCAGTACC
Above is a genomic segment from Mumia sp. Pv4-285 containing:
- the ybaK gene encoding Cys-tRNA(Pro) deacylase; translation: MGKKQSAGTPATQALDRAGVAWSAHPYDHDPRAASYGLEAAAALGVDPEQVFKTLLADCDGTLTVGVVPVDAQLDLKALAKAVGAKKATMADPAQAERVTGYVVGGISPLGQKRALPTVVDESVHAWDTVYVSGGRRGFDVGLSPADLVALARATAAAIARR
- a CDS encoding LON peptidase substrate-binding domain-containing protein gives rise to the protein MAREIPLFPLGSVVLPGQTVSLHVFEDRYRELVSYLLGLPETERRFGIVSIREGYEVGDSGVQSIHRVGVEVALTDVTDYEDGQYDVTVDAIGRIRLDASVTGDSFMWGHVEDLDEPVGDGAAVAADKAHAVFDVYRTELNRFRLDASVDDLPGDPVDLSYLLASSAVLTLPDRQDLLEADDAAERLRRYHHLMIEEIAAMRAVPSLPAVDVARTSWSPN